From the Diospyros lotus cultivar Yz01 chromosome 13, ASM1463336v1, whole genome shotgun sequence genome, one window contains:
- the LOC127788669 gene encoding uncharacterized protein LOC127788669 gives MLNHYPYLIEAYFVSSFISGLSEELRPMVKVLQPKTLKHAIDGARLHELIVEALMKKQRLMNRGGTHNVLTLIGKNQGREAFRGVQEMKSLPFLGSKLQGDRLMEERRQANLCFKCGDRYFPEHQCKKQLLLVEGEEENVEEEEVMEIPDKGEKDNGEISLHALRGLANNKIIKVEGRVGEYKLIILIDSGSTHNLLDEGTAKRLKCPLISTQPLTVIVANRSKVVSRSACAGFCWAMQGENFEIDLRLLKLGGCEVVLGVDWMKHMSPICFDFNRMEVTFEKEGRRMTLVGSKEVGMCKLITGKRLQRDTQAKNEQCGSALLYPSTRRRRGETRSKE, from the exons ATGCTCAACCACTATCCTTACCTCATAGAGGCTTATTTTGTCTCGAGCTTTATAAGTGGATTGAGTGAAGAATTAAGACCTATGGTGAAGGTCTTACAACCAAAGACCCTCAAGCATGCCATTGACGGTGCAAGGTTACATGAGCTGATAGTGGAAGCACTTATGAAGAAGCAGAGGCTGATGAATAGGGGAGGAACACACAATGTGTTGACCCTCATTGGAAAGAATCAAGGAAGGGAGGCTTTCag GGGAGTGCAAGAGATGAAGAGCTTACCCTTTCTGGGCTCTAAATTACAAGGGGATAGGCTGATGGAGGAAAGGAGGCAGGCTAACCTTTGCTTCAAATGTGGGGATAGGTATTTCCCCGAGCATCAATGCAAGAAGCAACTGCTTCTAGTGGAAGGCGAAGAGGAGaatgtggaagaagaggaagtaATGGAAATACCTGACAAAGGAGAGAAAGATAATGGTGAGATTTCATTGCATGCTTTGAGGGGATTGGCCAATAAtaagatcattaaggtggaagggaGAGTGGGAGAATACAAGTTAATAATTCTCAtagacagtgggagtacccacaattTATTGGATGAAGGAACTGCTAAAAGGTTGAAGTGTCCCCTAATCAGTACACAACCTCTCACAGTGATTGTAGCAAACAGGAGTAAAGTGGTGAGTAGATCAGCCTGTGCGGGTTTCTGTTGGGCAATGCAAGGAGAGAATTTCGAGATTGACCTCAGACTGCTCAAATTGGGGGGATGTGAAGTGGTTTTAggtgtggattggatgaagcatATGAGtcccatatgctttgatttcaATAGGATGGAGGTGACGTTTGAAAAAGAGGGAAGAAGAATGACATTAGTGGGCAGCAAAGAAGTGGGAATGTGTAAGTTGATTACAGGAAAAAGGCTGCAGAGGGATACTCAAGCAAAAAATGAGCAATGTGGCTCAGCTCTTCTCTATCCAAGCACtcgaagaagaagaggggaaACCAGAAGCAAAGAGTGA